In the Moraxella osloensis genome, CGATAGCGATAATGAAAGCTATTGGCAGCCCAAACTCAGTATTGGTAGTCAATATGATATCAATCAAACCAATGCGATTCGGGTTACCGCTAGCCGTGAATGGCTGCCGAAGTCCGACAATATCCATAATGTTGATGAAGTTGCGCTAAAATGGCTACACTACTTTGAATAATCTATTTTGAATAATCTACGACTAACCAATTTTGTGCTAAGCCAAGCCAAAATGGCGTAACAACGCCATGCCGATGGCTAGACTAAACATGGAAAACACGGTGGTAAATCCTAAAATATTGGCCGCTAATATTTCATTGCCGCCCATGCTGCGAGCCATCACATAACTGGCAGCAGCAACAGGCGATGTCACCATAATAAACATCACACCCATTTGTATCGGTGATAATTGCATCAATACACCCACCACGACCGCGATGATAGGCGCTACAATAATTCGACCGATGCTAGCCTGCATAGACACGCCTGTCATATTGAGCATCGACTTGATATCGAGTGTCGCGCCTGCACAAATCAAAGCCAACGGTAACGCTACCGCTGCCAATAACTCGCCTGTTTTGATGATAAATTCAGGCGGCATCGGCAGCTGCAATAACTTATAAGCAAACGCCGATACCAATGCGATAATTAACGGATTTTGCCCGATTTTTTTGGTCATGGTGATGGCTTTTTTAACCACGCCTTGGCTGTTGTT is a window encoding:
- a CDS encoding AEC family transporter — protein: MLTAFLFALKITLPNILLMLLGVMMQKKQTINQSFVEIASDMVFNYCLPCLLFFSILKSDIHFAEQVDLIKAGLMVTFGLFFLGELFAYFFVKDSRDKGVFVQGVFRSNMAIMGLATVTNAYGSQGVSIGAVYMGLLTIVYNVLSVISLSRNDNNSQGVVKKAITMTKKIGQNPLIIALVSAFAYKLLQLPMPPEFIIKTGELLAAVALPLALICAGATLDIKSMLNMTGVSMQASIGRIIVAPIIAVVVGVLMQLSPIQMGVMFIMVTSPVAAASYVMARSMGGNEILAANILGFTTVFSMFSLAIGMALLRHFGLA